A single region of the Amphiprion ocellaris isolate individual 3 ecotype Okinawa chromosome 4, ASM2253959v1, whole genome shotgun sequence genome encodes:
- the nacc1b gene encoding nucleus accumbens-associated protein 1 isoform X2 has product MPDPSVCLAHSCSAFVSRDDLLMSAKDGVPGSPSAVDPSACPLRPCGAGQSVMAQTLQMAIPNFGNNVLECLNEQRLQGLYCDVSVVVKGHAFKAHRAVLAASSSYFRDLFNAGGKSSVVELPPAVQPQSFQQILAFCYTGRLSMNVGDQFLLMYTAGFLQIQQIMEKGTEFFLKVSSPSCDSQGLHTEETPPSEPQSPVTQTVGGGGVGIVAATVGRPASCLTPLPLVSKVKTEQTATTPQPTLQPQQEGSPYSVVCTPVAKRLWEGGNRDGGGGSGGGGGGGMRKAARYSSSSSSSCSSNTVTQDASGRGHAANTAVVGGTTAVGGGGLNSNHNNNNNNNGGTPEGTSPGTLSMYTSDSPISYHDDEEEDDIADDSTEEQYRQICNMYTMYSMLNAGAAVVGERVEALPDLATDSGGGRGGRGGRSRQDLASLPAELISQIGNRCHPKLYEEGDPAEKLELVSGTSVFISRAQLMNCHVSAGTRHKVLLRRLLAAFFDRSTLANSCGTGIRSSTNDPSRKPLDNRVLHAVKFYCQNFAPSFKESEMNAIAADMCTNARRVVRKSWIPKLKLLMADSDAYSAFLADSVKMEADALGAEPGFDPASLEAAAAAAANNNEAGSGATAAEALQGAGGDGSTLF; this is encoded by the exons ACCCTGTGGTGCTGGGCAGAGCGTTATGGCTCAGACGCTGCAGATGGCGATCCCTAACTTCGGCAACAACGTCTTGGAGTGTCTGAATGAACAGCGGCTGCAGGGCCTCTACTGTGATGTCTCCGTGGTCGTCAAGGGACACGCCTTCAAg GCCCACCGTGCAGTGCTGGCAGCCAGCAGCTCCTACTTCCGGGATCTGTTCAACGCCGGGGGGAAGAGCTCAGTGGTTGAGCTGCCCCCGGCTGTTCAGCCACAGAGCTTCCAGCAGATCCTGGCCTTCTGCTACACAGGACGCCTCAGCATGAATGTTGGAGACCAGTTTCTGCTCATGTACACCGCTGGCTTCCTCCAGATCCAACAGATCATGGAGAAAGGCACAGAGTTTTTCCTCAAG GTCTCCTCTCCAAGCTGCGACTCCCAGGGTCTCCACACCGAGGAGACCCCGCCCTCCGAGCCTCAGAGCCCCGTCACTCAAACGGTGGGAGGGGGTGGGGTCGGAATCGTTGCGGCAACAGTCGGGAGGCCCGCCTCCTGTCTGACGCCGCTGCCCCTGGTGTCCAAAGTGAAGACTGAACAGACAGCCACCACACCTCAGCCAACGCTACAGCCGCAGCAG GAGGGCTCTCCCTACTCTGTGGTCTGCACCCCCGTGGCCAAGCGACTATGGGAGGGGGGCAACCGTGATGGGGGCGGGGGATCTGGAGGGGGTGGGGGAGGCGGAATGAGGAAGGCTGCACGCtactcttcctcttcctcttcctcctgctcttccaACACAGTTACCCAGGATGCCTCTGGGCGCGGACACGCAGCCAACACGGCTGTGGTGGGCGGCACCACCGCAGTGGGAGGAGGTGGACTCAACAGTAaccataacaacaacaacaacaacaatggcGGGACCCCCGAGGGCACGAGCCCGGGCACGCTGAGCATGTACACCAGCGACTCGCCCATCAGCTACCACGACGACGAGGAAGAGGACGACATAGCGGACGACAGCACCGAAGAGCAGTACAGACAGATCTGCAACATGTACACCATGTACAGCATGCTGAACGCCGGGGCAGCAG TGGTCGGGGAGCGGGTGGAGGCTCTACCAGACTTGGCCACAGACTCGGGGGGCGGTCGAGGGGGCAGAGGGGGGCGGTCCCGGCAGGACCTGGCATCGCTGCCCGCCGAGCTCATCAGCCAGATCGGGAACCGCTGCCACCCGAAGCTGTACGAGGAGGGCGACCCGGCCGAGAAGCTGGAGCTTGTGAGCGGCACCTCGGTGTTCATCTCCCGCGCCCAGCTCATGAACTGCCACGTCAGCGCCGGCACACGCCACAAAGTGCTGCTCAGACGCCTGCTGGCCGCATTCTTCGACAG GAGCACTCTAGCTAACAGCTGTGGAACTGGGATCCGCTCCTCAACCAACGACCCCAGCCGTAAACCTCTGGACAACAGAGTGCTGCACGCTGTCAAAT TCTACTGCCAGAACTTTGCGCCGAGTTTCAAAGAGAGCGAGATGAACGCCATCGCAGCTGACATGTGCACCAACGCCCGCCGCGTCGTCCGCAAGAGCTGGATCCCCAAGCTTAAACTGCTGATGGCCGACAGCGATGCCTACTCCGCCTTCCTGGCTGACAGCGTGAAGATGGAGGCAGACGCGCTGGGGGCGGAGCCAGGTTTTGACCCTGCCTCGTTGGAAGCTGCGGCAGCAGCGGCCGCCAACAATAATGAGGCAGGAAGCGGAGCGACGGCAGCGGAAGCCCTCCAGGGGGCAGGAGGAGATGGCAGCACTTTGTTTTGA
- the nacc1b gene encoding nucleus accumbens-associated protein 1 isoform X1 — protein sequence MPDPSVCLAHSCSAFVSRDDLLMSAKDGVPGSPSAVDPSACPLRPCGAGQSVMAQTLQMAIPNFGNNVLECLNEQRLQGLYCDVSVVVKGHAFKAHRAVLAASSSYFRDLFNAGGKSSVVELPPAVQPQSFQQILAFCYTGRLSMNVGDQFLLMYTAGFLQIQQIMEKGTEFFLKVSSPSCDSQGLHTEETPPSEPQSPVTQTVGGGGVGIVAATVGRPASCLTPLPLVSKVKTEQTATTPQPTLQPQQQEGSPYSVVCTPVAKRLWEGGNRDGGGGSGGGGGGGMRKAARYSSSSSSSCSSNTVTQDASGRGHAANTAVVGGTTAVGGGGLNSNHNNNNNNNGGTPEGTSPGTLSMYTSDSPISYHDDEEEDDIADDSTEEQYRQICNMYTMYSMLNAGAAVVGERVEALPDLATDSGGGRGGRGGRSRQDLASLPAELISQIGNRCHPKLYEEGDPAEKLELVSGTSVFISRAQLMNCHVSAGTRHKVLLRRLLAAFFDRSTLANSCGTGIRSSTNDPSRKPLDNRVLHAVKFYCQNFAPSFKESEMNAIAADMCTNARRVVRKSWIPKLKLLMADSDAYSAFLADSVKMEADALGAEPGFDPASLEAAAAAAANNNEAGSGATAAEALQGAGGDGSTLF from the exons ACCCTGTGGTGCTGGGCAGAGCGTTATGGCTCAGACGCTGCAGATGGCGATCCCTAACTTCGGCAACAACGTCTTGGAGTGTCTGAATGAACAGCGGCTGCAGGGCCTCTACTGTGATGTCTCCGTGGTCGTCAAGGGACACGCCTTCAAg GCCCACCGTGCAGTGCTGGCAGCCAGCAGCTCCTACTTCCGGGATCTGTTCAACGCCGGGGGGAAGAGCTCAGTGGTTGAGCTGCCCCCGGCTGTTCAGCCACAGAGCTTCCAGCAGATCCTGGCCTTCTGCTACACAGGACGCCTCAGCATGAATGTTGGAGACCAGTTTCTGCTCATGTACACCGCTGGCTTCCTCCAGATCCAACAGATCATGGAGAAAGGCACAGAGTTTTTCCTCAAG GTCTCCTCTCCAAGCTGCGACTCCCAGGGTCTCCACACCGAGGAGACCCCGCCCTCCGAGCCTCAGAGCCCCGTCACTCAAACGGTGGGAGGGGGTGGGGTCGGAATCGTTGCGGCAACAGTCGGGAGGCCCGCCTCCTGTCTGACGCCGCTGCCCCTGGTGTCCAAAGTGAAGACTGAACAGACAGCCACCACACCTCAGCCAACGCTACAGCCGCAGCAG CAGGAGGGCTCTCCCTACTCTGTGGTCTGCACCCCCGTGGCCAAGCGACTATGGGAGGGGGGCAACCGTGATGGGGGCGGGGGATCTGGAGGGGGTGGGGGAGGCGGAATGAGGAAGGCTGCACGCtactcttcctcttcctcttcctcctgctcttccaACACAGTTACCCAGGATGCCTCTGGGCGCGGACACGCAGCCAACACGGCTGTGGTGGGCGGCACCACCGCAGTGGGAGGAGGTGGACTCAACAGTAaccataacaacaacaacaacaacaatggcGGGACCCCCGAGGGCACGAGCCCGGGCACGCTGAGCATGTACACCAGCGACTCGCCCATCAGCTACCACGACGACGAGGAAGAGGACGACATAGCGGACGACAGCACCGAAGAGCAGTACAGACAGATCTGCAACATGTACACCATGTACAGCATGCTGAACGCCGGGGCAGCAG TGGTCGGGGAGCGGGTGGAGGCTCTACCAGACTTGGCCACAGACTCGGGGGGCGGTCGAGGGGGCAGAGGGGGGCGGTCCCGGCAGGACCTGGCATCGCTGCCCGCCGAGCTCATCAGCCAGATCGGGAACCGCTGCCACCCGAAGCTGTACGAGGAGGGCGACCCGGCCGAGAAGCTGGAGCTTGTGAGCGGCACCTCGGTGTTCATCTCCCGCGCCCAGCTCATGAACTGCCACGTCAGCGCCGGCACACGCCACAAAGTGCTGCTCAGACGCCTGCTGGCCGCATTCTTCGACAG GAGCACTCTAGCTAACAGCTGTGGAACTGGGATCCGCTCCTCAACCAACGACCCCAGCCGTAAACCTCTGGACAACAGAGTGCTGCACGCTGTCAAAT TCTACTGCCAGAACTTTGCGCCGAGTTTCAAAGAGAGCGAGATGAACGCCATCGCAGCTGACATGTGCACCAACGCCCGCCGCGTCGTCCGCAAGAGCTGGATCCCCAAGCTTAAACTGCTGATGGCCGACAGCGATGCCTACTCCGCCTTCCTGGCTGACAGCGTGAAGATGGAGGCAGACGCGCTGGGGGCGGAGCCAGGTTTTGACCCTGCCTCGTTGGAAGCTGCGGCAGCAGCGGCCGCCAACAATAATGAGGCAGGAAGCGGAGCGACGGCAGCGGAAGCCCTCCAGGGGGCAGGAGGAGATGGCAGCACTTTGTTTTGA
- the nacc1b gene encoding nucleus accumbens-associated protein 1 isoform X3, protein MAQTLQMAIPNFGNNVLECLNEQRLQGLYCDVSVVVKGHAFKAHRAVLAASSSYFRDLFNAGGKSSVVELPPAVQPQSFQQILAFCYTGRLSMNVGDQFLLMYTAGFLQIQQIMEKGTEFFLKVSSPSCDSQGLHTEETPPSEPQSPVTQTVGGGGVGIVAATVGRPASCLTPLPLVSKVKTEQTATTPQPTLQPQQQEGSPYSVVCTPVAKRLWEGGNRDGGGGSGGGGGGGMRKAARYSSSSSSSCSSNTVTQDASGRGHAANTAVVGGTTAVGGGGLNSNHNNNNNNNGGTPEGTSPGTLSMYTSDSPISYHDDEEEDDIADDSTEEQYRQICNMYTMYSMLNAGAAVVGERVEALPDLATDSGGGRGGRGGRSRQDLASLPAELISQIGNRCHPKLYEEGDPAEKLELVSGTSVFISRAQLMNCHVSAGTRHKVLLRRLLAAFFDRSTLANSCGTGIRSSTNDPSRKPLDNRVLHAVKFYCQNFAPSFKESEMNAIAADMCTNARRVVRKSWIPKLKLLMADSDAYSAFLADSVKMEADALGAEPGFDPASLEAAAAAAANNNEAGSGATAAEALQGAGGDGSTLF, encoded by the exons ATGGCTCAGACGCTGCAGATGGCGATCCCTAACTTCGGCAACAACGTCTTGGAGTGTCTGAATGAACAGCGGCTGCAGGGCCTCTACTGTGATGTCTCCGTGGTCGTCAAGGGACACGCCTTCAAg GCCCACCGTGCAGTGCTGGCAGCCAGCAGCTCCTACTTCCGGGATCTGTTCAACGCCGGGGGGAAGAGCTCAGTGGTTGAGCTGCCCCCGGCTGTTCAGCCACAGAGCTTCCAGCAGATCCTGGCCTTCTGCTACACAGGACGCCTCAGCATGAATGTTGGAGACCAGTTTCTGCTCATGTACACCGCTGGCTTCCTCCAGATCCAACAGATCATGGAGAAAGGCACAGAGTTTTTCCTCAAG GTCTCCTCTCCAAGCTGCGACTCCCAGGGTCTCCACACCGAGGAGACCCCGCCCTCCGAGCCTCAGAGCCCCGTCACTCAAACGGTGGGAGGGGGTGGGGTCGGAATCGTTGCGGCAACAGTCGGGAGGCCCGCCTCCTGTCTGACGCCGCTGCCCCTGGTGTCCAAAGTGAAGACTGAACAGACAGCCACCACACCTCAGCCAACGCTACAGCCGCAGCAG CAGGAGGGCTCTCCCTACTCTGTGGTCTGCACCCCCGTGGCCAAGCGACTATGGGAGGGGGGCAACCGTGATGGGGGCGGGGGATCTGGAGGGGGTGGGGGAGGCGGAATGAGGAAGGCTGCACGCtactcttcctcttcctcttcctcctgctcttccaACACAGTTACCCAGGATGCCTCTGGGCGCGGACACGCAGCCAACACGGCTGTGGTGGGCGGCACCACCGCAGTGGGAGGAGGTGGACTCAACAGTAaccataacaacaacaacaacaacaatggcGGGACCCCCGAGGGCACGAGCCCGGGCACGCTGAGCATGTACACCAGCGACTCGCCCATCAGCTACCACGACGACGAGGAAGAGGACGACATAGCGGACGACAGCACCGAAGAGCAGTACAGACAGATCTGCAACATGTACACCATGTACAGCATGCTGAACGCCGGGGCAGCAG TGGTCGGGGAGCGGGTGGAGGCTCTACCAGACTTGGCCACAGACTCGGGGGGCGGTCGAGGGGGCAGAGGGGGGCGGTCCCGGCAGGACCTGGCATCGCTGCCCGCCGAGCTCATCAGCCAGATCGGGAACCGCTGCCACCCGAAGCTGTACGAGGAGGGCGACCCGGCCGAGAAGCTGGAGCTTGTGAGCGGCACCTCGGTGTTCATCTCCCGCGCCCAGCTCATGAACTGCCACGTCAGCGCCGGCACACGCCACAAAGTGCTGCTCAGACGCCTGCTGGCCGCATTCTTCGACAG GAGCACTCTAGCTAACAGCTGTGGAACTGGGATCCGCTCCTCAACCAACGACCCCAGCCGTAAACCTCTGGACAACAGAGTGCTGCACGCTGTCAAAT TCTACTGCCAGAACTTTGCGCCGAGTTTCAAAGAGAGCGAGATGAACGCCATCGCAGCTGACATGTGCACCAACGCCCGCCGCGTCGTCCGCAAGAGCTGGATCCCCAAGCTTAAACTGCTGATGGCCGACAGCGATGCCTACTCCGCCTTCCTGGCTGACAGCGTGAAGATGGAGGCAGACGCGCTGGGGGCGGAGCCAGGTTTTGACCCTGCCTCGTTGGAAGCTGCGGCAGCAGCGGCCGCCAACAATAATGAGGCAGGAAGCGGAGCGACGGCAGCGGAAGCCCTCCAGGGGGCAGGAGGAGATGGCAGCACTTTGTTTTGA